GGTACGCCCGATCAGCGCCGCCGCTTCAGCAGGAATGTCGGCATAGCCACGCACGATGCGATTGGCCCCCGGGTCCACGGCGATCACGCCCGACAGGAACACCAGATCGCCCGCCCGCCGCCAGGCCGCATAACGTGCCAGGGGCTGGGCAATGCCTGTGGTATCTGTGCTCATGCAACGCTCCGTTCAATGCAGGCTGTGAACCAGGCAGCCAGCGGCTCTCCGTTGCTGACGCGCCCCTCGCGCATCACCACACGGCGGTGGCTGCGGGATGGAAAGCCGCTGACGCCGGACTGAGGAAGGATCACCAGATCGGCTGTCGAGCCTGGCTGCAGCGGCATACGGCCGACACCATGACCCAGCCAATCGCGGCGACAGACGCTGTCGCTCCACTCGTCGAAGGCCGAAGTCAGCTGCGCGGCCGCCACTGCGGTACTGAGCGCCTCCAGCGGATCGAAACTGCCCAGCGGGCAGAAGGGGTCCTGCACGTTGTCGCTGGAGATCATCAGCGGTATGCCGCGCGCCCTGGCCTCCTTGACCAGCGTCAGACCTCGCTGCCGCGGCGTGACACCGGTTTGCGCGTCCTGCAGCAGCAGGTTCGTCACCGGCAGGCTGACCATGGTGATGGGAGTGCTGGCCACGGCATCCAGCGTGCGCAGCGCCTGCTCCAGCGGTTGCGCCGCCAGCGCGCAGGTATGGCCACAGACCACACGGCCTTCGAAGCGCAGTTCCTTGAGCAGCGCGGCCGTGGTGGCCAGTCCCTGGGCTGCGGGGTTAAGTTCCTCATCCACATGCAGGTCCACGTCCAGGCCGTGCTGCTGCGCAGCCTCAAGCAGATTGCACAAGGCCTGCGGGCTCCAGTTGGTGGAATGGACAAAGCCGCCGAGCAAGGCCCCCGCGCCACTGAGCGCCACCTGCTTGGCCAGACGCATCGCCACACCGCGCTCCTCATACAGATGCAGGGGAATCAGGCTGACGCGCTCGAGCAGCACACGCCCGGCCCATTCCTGCGCCAGCTCGCGCAGCACTTCCCAGGCCACGGGCACCGAGTCCGGCTCCCACCAGTCGCAATGGCTGCGTGCATGCGAAACACCGGCTTCATAGGCCCATTGCAGGCCCTGGCCCGCACGACGGCGCACATCGGCCGCCGTCCAGTTCTGCTTGTCCTCCATCATCGCCTCTATCGCTGCCAGCAGGCCCGGCTTCACGGGTCCCATGCGCTCCAGCGTGAACGCCTTGTCCAGATGCAGATGTGCGTCCACCATGGTCGGCAGCACCAGCGCTCCTTGCAGATCCCATACCTGGGAGCCAAAGCTGCGCGGCAGGCCAGGAGCTTCGTCGGCTATGGCAGCAATGCGCCCGTTGGCGATTTCCAGGCGCGACAACGGCATCTCGCTGCGCTGTCCCAGGGCCGCGAGCAACCAGTGCGGCAGCCGTGCGTTGCAGAGAGTCAGATGTGAGGACATGGAGAGCTCTCCTAGGCAAAGCGGCGCATGGCCCGGCCGACATGGGCCTTGAAGGACTGCAGCCGAGATGGCGTGGCCACGTTCATGTGGTAGCAGGCGTGATAGTCGATACGCGCCTTGCCGCCCGTGAGAATGCGCAGATAGCGCGTGATGCATTTGCGCGGAGGATCGCCCATGAACAGCGCGGTCCAGCGGGGACGCCCATAAGTCACCACCGCCGCAATGCGCTTGAGATGGGTCAGCGCCGGTTTGACGTGCTGCGGATCGCTGATGTCGAAGGCCACACCGGGCATCAGCACGCGATCGAAGAACCCCTTGAGCATGGCCGGCAGACCGAAACACCAGGTCGGGAAGCAGAAGACTACGGCCTCGGCCCACAGCAGGCGGTCCACATAGCGCTGCACGGGCAGCCGGTTCTGCGGCACCTCGTGATAGCCCAGGCGCTCCTCGCGGGACATCACGGGATTGAAGCCTTCCGCGTACAGGTCGCAGTCATCGACCTCATGCCCGGCGCCGCGCAACTGCTGTACCACCTCGGCATGCAATGCGGCCTGATAGCTGGTTTCCACGGGATGGGAAAAGATCACAAGCACTCGCATGTCGACCCTTCAAAGATCCAGGGTCAGAGCTGCGCCGCGATTGCGTGCGCAGCACAAAGCCACATGCGTGCTGCGCTCCTCATCGGTCAGGCAGCGGTCATGGTGTTCGGGATCACCGGCCGTCCAGCGCGTGACGCAAGTGCCGCAAATGCCTTGCTCGCACACCGTCTCTATGACCACACCGGCCAGTTGCAGCACATCGGTAATGCGCTCTGCGGGCTCCACCGGCAAGCGCAATCCCTGACGCAGCAATACCAGCTCAAAGCCTTGTTCTACGGGCGTTTCCAGAGTATCCGGGGCAGTGTTGGGCATGATTGACCATCCGATTTGATCGACTGGTCAAATCTAAGCAAACGGTGTGCCAGAACACGCCAGGGAGAGCTAGCCGCCTGCGGCCCGGCGACCTGCACCAGGCTTGCGCAGACCGTCTTCAAATTGGTGCCAGACCACAGCTCAACAGCACGGAAGTGGTGAGCTCCCGGGCAATATGCTCGCGATCCAGCGGCTGGTCGTCGGCACACTCCAGCATGACCCTGGCCTGCACCGCATAGTCCGCATAGTGCTGGGTCATGCCCCAGATCTGCATCAGCAGCACGCGCGCATCGAGGCTGCGCATGCGGCCCTGCGCGATCCAGGCGTTGATCAGATCCACCTTCTGCGCCGTGGAACTCAGCGCGACAGGCCAGTATTGATGCAGACGCAAGCCCCCACCCAGCACCTCGTTGGTGAAGATGCGCGACAGGGCCGGATTGTCCAGCGCATAGTCCAGCTTGCGCCGCACATAGTTGCCGATGATCTGCGCCGGATCGTCGAGTGCCGGATCGAACGCAAAAGCCGCAGACCAGGCCTCCAGCAGCGCATAGAGCAGCTCGTCATACAAGGCCTGTTTGCTCTCGATGTAGTAGTGCAGCTGGGGCTTGGTCAGGCCGGCTCTTTCCGCGATCGCCTGCGTGGATGCGCCCTTGAAGCCGTGGCTGCTGAACTCCGCAATCGCCGCATCGCGGATGGCTTGCAGAATCTGCTCTCGGGTGCGGCGGGCAACAGGCGTGGAATCGGTCATGGCAGCAGGCTGTGAAACGGATCTTGAACTGACGGAATGCGGCTTCATCAATGCACGGCAAAGCGCAGCAGATACTCGTAGCTGTTCTCGGTGGTCCTGGGATCGCCATGCACAGGCTGACGCAGTATGGCCTGCAGCGTATTGCTGCCGACAGCTGGCGTCATGGTCGCCTGACCCTGCGCGTCCGTCATCGTGGGAGAACCGTTCTCTCCCCAGGACAGTCTGACGCCAGGCTGCGGCTTGCCATGCAGCAACACCTGCAGCCTGAACGGCTGACCGGCATGGGGAGACTGCCCCTGCAGCGGCACCACCTCGAACATCTGACCCAGCGGCTTTTGCATGACAGCCCCCCAGCGCACCACGGTCTTGTGGAACTTGCGTGCATGCACGCCGCGCACGGCACCGGGGTTCTGGTCGATGGGCAAAGGCAGCATGGCGCCCTCTTTCCCCGTACTGCTGAAATAGCCGTTATCGAGTTCCACAGCAATCAGCGCCGCCCTGGCATCGGGCTTGATGCGTATGCCGCCCTGCATATTCTGCACGGCGCTGGGCACTTCACGGCCGCGCAGGTCATAGGCGTGTACACGCTGCAGCTTGGCCGGATCGAAGGCCTCTGTCCGGCCTTCATGACCGCCAAACTGCATGACATAGCCGCCCTGCGCATAGGGCTCCAGCCAGACGTTATCGGCAGAAGCCGGGTGGGCGCAGAGCAGCCAGGCAGCGGCCGTGGTGCACAGAATGCGGGCGATGATGTGGTGACGTGTCCTGCAAACAGACATGGAAGCTCCGGAAAATCACAAGGAAAACTGCAGGCCCAGCTGCACGCTGCGCGGCGCGCCGGGCGCGACCAGACGCTGGCCGGCAATCATGGTGGTGGTACTGGCATAGCGGGTGTTGGCGGCGTTGCGCAGCCACAGGCTCAGGCTGGCATTGCGCGCCAGGCTTGCGGGCAAGCGGTATTGCAGGCCCAGGTCCAGCCAGCGATAGCTGCCTGCCCATTCGGTATTGCCGGTGTTGATGGGCGCGCGGCCCACATGGCGCAGCAATCCATGCACGGTGACATCGCTGCGCGGCATCCAGCGTGCATGCAAGGTGCTGGTGTACTCGGGCACGGCCACCACACGCCGGCCCAGCAATGCGCCATTCGCGTTCTGCGTGACTTCGGAGCGATTGTGGCCATAAGCCCATTCCACATGCCAGTTGCGACTGGGCAGCCAGTGCAGCTGCAGCTCGGCGCCCCTGCGTACGGTCGCTCCCAGATTTTCATACTCGCCAGGTGCTGTGTTGCGTATTTCATGGCTGGAGCTGATGCGATAGAGCGATGCATCGATCAGCCAATGGCCCGATGGCTTCCACTCCACGCCCAGCTCGCTCTGGCGAAAGATATTGGCATGCAGGTCGCTGTTGCGCAGCGCGTATTTGGCAAAGTCGCTGGGCAGCGCAAAGCCTTGCGACCAGCTGGCCCGCACGGCCGTGCGGGCATTGAGCTGCGCCAATGCTCCCAGCTTGGGGCTGGCATGGCTGCGGCCCAGCATGCGATTGCATTCATCGCCACCGGCCTCCTCGCCCAGCAGACGGCAGCGGCCGTCAAAGTGGTCCCAGCGCAGGGCCGCCGTGGTCTGCAACCAGGCCGTCGGCTGCCAGCCAGCCTGGCCGTAGATCGCCGTGTTGTCGAGCCGTGTATTGCGATCATTCAATGCAGGGCCGGTGCGCCGGCGGTCGAGCAATCCATCCCAGTAGCCATAGTCGGTGGACTCGCGCACCTGCTCCAGGCCCAGCATCCAGTTCAGCTCGCGCGCCGCCAGGCGGGACTTGCCGCTGACATTCAGCCCCGCTCCCAGCACGCTGCGGTCGTAGCGCTCCTCGCGCTGCATCCAGGTGGCGCTGCGCGGGCGGGTGAACCAGCGCACAAAATCCTGCTGCGTGCCGTAGACAAAGCCCAGCAGCCGGGTCTCGGCATCCAGTGCGTACTGCGCATCCAGGCGCACCGTGCCAAAGTGCTTGTCGGCACCATCACCCGCCACACGGCTGTCCTTGCCCTGGGGATTCTGCCGCCATTGGGCTTCGGTCAGATAGCCGGGCGAGTCGCCACGCGCCTCGTGCCAGCGACCGGACAGCGAGATATCGAGCTTTTCATGCACCTGGTGCTTCCAGGTACCGCTGATGGTGCTGCGCTCAAAGCCCGAACTGGGCCGGTTTCCATCTCCGCGCGAATGCTGGGCCGCCAGATTGAGCTGATCGCCCCCCTCCAGCCCACGCCCGAGTGCGGCCTGGGCATCGAACATGCCGTCCGAACCGGCGCTGACTTCGAGCTCCGTATAGCTGCCGCTGCGCCGCGTGCGCAGCTCCAGCAATCCGGCGCGGTTGTAATTGCCCTGCATCACCGACACGGGACCGCGATAGACATTGAGCTGATCCAGCTCCAGCGGCACCACCACATTGAGATCGAAATAGCCATCGGCATGCGACATGGCTTCGTTGAGCGGGATGCCATCCAGTGTGGCGGCCACATCGCCGCCATGGCCGCCGCCGCCAAAGCCGCGCATCACCAGCCCGTTGGCCACCCCGCTGAGCTGGTAGTGATTGACATGCATGCCGGGCACCAGACTCCACAGCGACTCCACTTCCTGTCTGGGCTGCTCGCGAATTTCGTCGCGCCTGAACTCGGT
This DNA window, taken from Comamonas testosteroni TK102, encodes the following:
- a CDS encoding amidohydrolase family protein, which gives rise to MSSHLTLCNARLPHWLLAALGQRSEMPLSRLEIANGRIAAIADEAPGLPRSFGSQVWDLQGALVLPTMVDAHLHLDKAFTLERMGPVKPGLLAAIEAMMEDKQNWTAADVRRRAGQGLQWAYEAGVSHARSHCDWWEPDSVPVAWEVLRELAQEWAGRVLLERVSLIPLHLYEERGVAMRLAKQVALSGAGALLGGFVHSTNWSPQALCNLLEAAQQHGLDVDLHVDEELNPAAQGLATTAALLKELRFEGRVVCGHTCALAAQPLEQALRTLDAVASTPITMVSLPVTNLLLQDAQTGVTPRQRGLTLVKEARARGIPLMISSDNVQDPFCPLGSFDPLEALSTAVAAAQLTSAFDEWSDSVCRRDWLGHGVGRMPLQPGSTADLVILPQSGVSGFPSRSHRRVVMREGRVSNGEPLAAWFTACIERSVA
- a CDS encoding NAD(P)H-dependent oxidoreductase; translation: MRVLVIFSHPVETSYQAALHAEVVQQLRGAGHEVDDCDLYAEGFNPVMSREERLGYHEVPQNRLPVQRYVDRLLWAEAVVFCFPTWCFGLPAMLKGFFDRVLMPGVAFDISDPQHVKPALTHLKRIAAVVTYGRPRWTALFMGDPPRKCITRYLRILTGGKARIDYHACYHMNVATPSRLQSFKAHVGRAMRRFA
- a CDS encoding 2Fe-2S iron-sulfur cluster-binding protein, whose translation is MPNTAPDTLETPVEQGFELVLLRQGLRLPVEPAERITDVLQLAGVVIETVCEQGICGTCVTRWTAGDPEHHDRCLTDEERSTHVALCCARNRGAALTLDL
- a CDS encoding TetR family transcriptional regulator C-terminal domain-containing protein, giving the protein MTDSTPVARRTREQILQAIRDAAIAEFSSHGFKGASTQAIAERAGLTKPQLHYYIESKQALYDELLYALLEAWSAAFAFDPALDDPAQIIGNYVRRKLDYALDNPALSRIFTNEVLGGGLRLHQYWPVALSSTAQKVDLINAWIAQGRMRSLDARVLLMQIWGMTQHYADYAVQARVMLECADDQPLDREHIARELTTSVLLSCGLAPI
- a CDS encoding DUF4198 domain-containing protein; translation: MSVCRTRHHIIARILCTTAAAWLLCAHPASADNVWLEPYAQGGYVMQFGGHEGRTEAFDPAKLQRVHAYDLRGREVPSAVQNMQGGIRIKPDARAALIAVELDNGYFSSTGKEGAMLPLPIDQNPGAVRGVHARKFHKTVVRWGAVMQKPLGQMFEVVPLQGQSPHAGQPFRLQVLLHGKPQPGVRLSWGENGSPTMTDAQGQATMTPAVGSNTLQAILRQPVHGDPRTTENSYEYLLRFAVH
- a CDS encoding TonB-dependent receptor, whose amino-acid sequence is MPLLQAAARQGLLTWGCVSLCTGAVWARTVQEGDKTLPEVQVSAMVKGQALDEAQRAFSVTEFRRDEIREQPRQEVESLWSLVPGMHVNHYQLSGVANGLVMRGFGGGGHGGDVAATLDGIPLNEAMSHADGYFDLNVVVPLELDQLNVYRGPVSVMQGNYNRAGLLELRTRRSGSYTELEVSAGSDGMFDAQAALGRGLEGGDQLNLAAQHSRGDGNRPSSGFERSTISGTWKHQVHEKLDISLSGRWHEARGDSPGYLTEAQWRQNPQGKDSRVAGDGADKHFGTVRLDAQYALDAETRLLGFVYGTQQDFVRWFTRPRSATWMQREERYDRSVLGAGLNVSGKSRLAARELNWMLGLEQVRESTDYGYWDGLLDRRRTGPALNDRNTRLDNTAIYGQAGWQPTAWLQTTAALRWDHFDGRCRLLGEEAGGDECNRMLGRSHASPKLGALAQLNARTAVRASWSQGFALPSDFAKYALRNSDLHANIFRQSELGVEWKPSGHWLIDASLYRISSSHEIRNTAPGEYENLGATVRRGAELQLHWLPSRNWHVEWAYGHNRSEVTQNANGALLGRRVVAVPEYTSTLHARWMPRSDVTVHGLLRHVGRAPINTGNTEWAGSYRWLDLGLQYRLPASLARNASLSLWLRNAANTRYASTTTMIAGQRLVAPGAPRSVQLGLQFSL